In Pelmatolapia mariae isolate MD_Pm_ZW linkage group LG13, Pm_UMD_F_2, whole genome shotgun sequence, a genomic segment contains:
- the rps24 gene encoding 40S ribosomal protein S24 isoform X2, with translation MNDTVTVRTRKFMTNRLLQRKQMVVDVLHPGKATVPKTEIREKLAKMYKTTPDVVFVFGFRTQFGGGKTTGFAMVYDSLDYAKKNEPKHRLARHGLYEKKKTSRKQRKERKNRMKKVRGVKKASVGAAGKK, from the exons ATG AACGACACTGTAACAGTCAGGACCCGCAAGTTCATGACGAACCGACTGCTTCAGAGGAAGCAAATG GTCGTCGATGTCCTCCATCCCGGCAAGGCCACAGTCCCAAAGACTGAAATCAGGGAGAAGCTCGCCAAGATGTACAAGACCACCCCTGATGTCGTCTTCGTCTTTGGCTTCAGGACTCAGTTTGGTGGCGGCAAGACAACAGGCTTTGCCATGGTGTACGACTCCCTAGATTATGCCAAGAAGAATGAGCCCAAGCACAGACTGGCCAGG CACGGTCTCTATGAGAAAAAGAAGACCTCCAGGAAACAGCGCAAGGAACGCAAGAACAGAATGAAGAAAGTACGAGGCGTCAAGAAGGCCAGTGTTGGCGCTGCTGGCAAAAAG TGA
- the rps24 gene encoding 40S ribosomal protein S24 isoform X1, with translation MNDTVTVRTRKFMTNRLLQRKQMVVDVLHPGKATVPKTEIREKLAKMYKTTPDVVFVFGFRTQFGGGKTTGFAMVYDSLDYAKKNEPKHRLARHGLYEKKKTSRKQRKERKNRMKKVRGVKKASVGAAGKKK, from the exons ATG AACGACACTGTAACAGTCAGGACCCGCAAGTTCATGACGAACCGACTGCTTCAGAGGAAGCAAATG GTCGTCGATGTCCTCCATCCCGGCAAGGCCACAGTCCCAAAGACTGAAATCAGGGAGAAGCTCGCCAAGATGTACAAGACCACCCCTGATGTCGTCTTCGTCTTTGGCTTCAGGACTCAGTTTGGTGGCGGCAAGACAACAGGCTTTGCCATGGTGTACGACTCCCTAGATTATGCCAAGAAGAATGAGCCCAAGCACAGACTGGCCAGG CACGGTCTCTATGAGAAAAAGAAGACCTCCAGGAAACAGCGCAAGGAACGCAAGAACAGAATGAAGAAAGTACGAGGCGTCAAGAAGGCCAGTGTTGGCGCTGCTGGCAAAAAG aaatga
- the eif4ebp2 gene encoding eukaryotic translation initiation factor 4E-binding protein 2 yields the protein MSTSRQLSESRAIPTKTVLINDTTQLPHDYCTTPGGTLFSTTPGGTRIIYDRKFLLDRRNSPIAQTPPAHLPVIPGVTSLNVLTENQKNEANNHVNNHDGKPTTGDDAQFEMDI from the exons ATGTCGACCAGTCGTCAACTTAGCGAGAGCAGGGCCATCCCGACCAAGACGGTGTTGATCAACGACACAACGCAGCTACCTCATGACTATTGTACCACCCCCGGAGGCACTTTATTCTCTACCACTCCTGGAG GAACCCGGATCATCTACGACCGCAAGTTCCTCCTGGATCGGCGCAATTCTCCCATTGCCCAGACTCCACCGGCTCACCTGCCTGTCATCCCTGGCGTGACCAGCCTAAATGTCCTGACTGAGAACCAGAAGAATGAAGCCAACAACCACGTCAACAACCACGATGGCAAGCCTACAACTG GTGATGATGCTCAGTTCGAAATGGACATCTAA